The following coding sequences lie in one Paracidovorax avenae genomic window:
- a CDS encoding branched-chain amino acid ABC transporter substrate-binding protein, with the protein MPSVFRFLPSLPRAAAAAAVLSAFAAAPAGAQDVQTVKIGHAGPVSGGIAHIGKDTENGVRMAVDDLNAQNLVIGGRKIRFEIAAEDDAGDPRQATAIAQKFCDLKVAGVVGHLQSGTSIPASSLYDKCGLPNITAAATNPDLTKPGYKTTFRLIANDSALGAALAIYAADHLKLKTVAVIDDRTAYGQGVAQVFKATALQKGLKVVAEEFTNDKATDFMAILTSIKPKKPDAIFYGGLDAQAGPMLRQMEQLGMGDVKFFGGDALCTEKLPDLSARSAALRNVTCATGGASVARMQGGAEWKKRYDAKFPGQFQIYSPYAYDATMVLVDAMKRADSVDPKVYTPFIAKTQYKGVTANVSFTPKGELTAPAVTLYHYPANARVALN; encoded by the coding sequence GTGCCTTCCGTTTTCCGCTTCCTCCCCTCGCTGCCCCGTGCCGCGGCCGCTGCCGCCGTGCTGTCCGCCTTCGCCGCCGCGCCCGCGGGCGCGCAGGACGTGCAGACCGTCAAGATCGGCCATGCCGGCCCCGTCTCCGGCGGCATCGCGCACATCGGCAAGGACACCGAAAACGGCGTGCGCATGGCGGTGGACGACCTCAACGCGCAGAACCTCGTCATCGGCGGCAGGAAGATCCGCTTCGAGATCGCCGCGGAAGACGATGCCGGCGACCCGCGCCAGGCCACGGCCATCGCGCAGAAGTTCTGCGACCTGAAGGTGGCGGGCGTGGTCGGCCACCTGCAGTCGGGCACCTCCATCCCGGCGTCCTCGCTCTACGACAAGTGCGGCCTGCCGAACATCACGGCCGCCGCCACCAATCCCGACCTGACCAAGCCGGGCTACAAGACCACGTTCCGCCTGATCGCCAACGACAGCGCCCTGGGCGCCGCCCTGGCGATCTACGCGGCCGACCACCTCAAGCTCAAGACCGTCGCCGTCATCGACGACCGCACGGCCTACGGCCAGGGCGTGGCCCAGGTGTTCAAGGCCACGGCGCTGCAGAAGGGCCTGAAGGTGGTGGCCGAGGAGTTCACCAACGACAAGGCCACCGACTTCATGGCGATCCTGACTTCCATCAAGCCGAAGAAGCCCGATGCGATCTTCTACGGCGGCCTCGATGCCCAGGCCGGCCCGATGCTGCGACAGATGGAGCAGCTGGGCATGGGCGACGTCAAGTTCTTCGGCGGCGACGCGCTCTGCACGGAGAAGCTGCCCGACCTGTCCGCCAGGTCGGCGGCACTCAGGAACGTGACCTGCGCCACGGGCGGCGCGTCCGTCGCCAGGATGCAGGGCGGCGCGGAGTGGAAGAAGCGCTACGACGCCAAGTTCCCGGGCCAGTTCCAGATCTACAGCCCCTACGCCTACGATGCCACCATGGTGCTGGTGGACGCCATGAAGCGCGCCGACTCGGTGGATCCCAAGGTCTATACCCCCTTCATCGCCAAGACCCAGTACAAGGGCGTGACCGCCAACGTGTCCTTCACGCCCAAGGGCGAGCTGACGGCACCCGCCGTGACGCTCTACCACTACCCGGCCAACGCGCGCGTCGCGCTGAACTGA